A genomic segment from Gracilinanus agilis isolate LMUSP501 chromosome 1, AgileGrace, whole genome shotgun sequence encodes:
- the CREB3 gene encoding cyclic AMP-responsive element-binding protein 3, which yields MEAVLDPGDRDLLDFLIEEGGDLRGIPGDGQEVQQVDEILLPEVLSEWDVEDFLTSLLEPSTSPSPPDSSSYSFIHTDHTYSLSWNVQASPQDDVYIDLDDRELRDVAQESRVSLQMEEMTLKHEFPPLILTDEEKRLLEKEGLPLPQTLPLTKAEERALKRVRKKIRNKQSAQESRRKRKVYVGGLESRVLACTAQNLELQKKVQFLEKQNLSLLDQLKKFQALVAEMTTKTTSNSTCIVVLLFSFCLFLFPAMYPSEIRGDQPAAFMLSRQIRSIPNDDDPSLLESPAWLIVEKSEVTSNPSEAVTSLASGNSSSDSPAGISVEQILKPSDPTYSPPLPLEAIENQGWTPTTPTIILHGRHSNEM from the exons ATGGAGGCAGTCCTGGACCCAGGAGACCGAGACTTGCTGGACTTCCTGATTGAGGAAGGAGGAGATCTGAGGGGAATACCTGGGGATGGGCAAGAAGTCCAGCAGGTTGATGAGATACTGCTTCCAGAG GTCCTAAGTGAGTGGGATGTAGAAGATTTTCTGACCTCTCTGCTGGAACCCTCCACCTCACCATCCCCTCCAGACTCTTCTAGCTACAGCTTCATTCACACTGATCACACTTACTCCCTGAGCTGGAATGTTCAAGCTTCCCCCCAAGATGATGTTTACATTGATCTGG ATGATAGAGAGCTCAGAGATGTGGCTCAAGAATCAAGGGTCTCCTTGCAAATGGAAGAAATGACACTTAAG CATGAATTTCCTCCATTGATACTGACAGATGAGGAGAAGAGGCTGCTAGAGAAAGAAGGGTTGCCACTTCCTCAGACTCTCCCACTTACTAAG GCAGAGGAGCGAGCCTTGAAACGAGTTCGGAAGAAGATTCGGAACAAACAGTCAGCTcaagaaagtagaaggaaaaggaaagtgtATGTGGGAGGATTGGAAAGCAG GGTCTTGGCTTGTACAGCCCAAAACTTGGAATTACAGAAGAAAGTACAGTTCTTGGAGAAGCAGAATTT GTCTCTTTTGGATCAGCTGAAGAAGTTCCAGGCTTTGGTAGCTGAGATGACAACCAAAACCACCAGCAATAGCACCTGCATTGTG GTCCTGCTcttctccttctgcctcttcctctttcctgccATGTATCCCTCTGAGATCCGGGGTGACCAACCAGCAGCTTTCA TGCTGTCTCGTCAGATCCGTTCCATCCCCAATGATGATGATCCCTCTCTTCTGGAGTCGCCTGCTTGGCTAATAGTAGAGAAATCAGAGGTCACCTCAAATCCATCTGAAGCTGTAACCTCTCTAGCCTCAGGCAACTCTTCCTCTGATTCTCCTGCTGGAATAAGTGTTGAACAGATTCTGAAGCCATCAGATCCAACATATTCTCCTCCTCTGCCCTTGGAGGCCATAGAGAACCAGGGCTGGACCCCCACCACACCCACCATTATTCTTCACGGACGACACTCCAATGAGATGTGA